CAATTGTCCTGGGCGGTCTTGGCGAATCCCAGGCCCGGGTCGATGATCAACCGCTGCGCGTCGACACCCGCGGCGACAGCGGCGTCGACCGCGCCGAGCAGTTCGGCCCGCACCTCGGCCACCACGTCGCCGTAACCCGGCGCGTGATGGGGGTGCTCGGCGCTGACCGAACGCCAGTGCATGAGGATCCACGGCACCTGCGCCTCGGCGAGCAGGGGCGCCATGTTCGGGTCGGCCAGGCCACCGGACACGTCGTTGACGATTTGCGCGCCGCTCTCCAGGGCCACCTGCGCCACGTCGGCGTGCATGGTGTCGATGCTGACCGTGATCCCTTGGGAGGCAAGCGCTTCGATCACGGGAGCGACGCGCGCTGCCTCCACCGCGGGGTCGACCCGCACCGCCCCGGGACGCGTCGATTCGCCGCCCACATCGATGATCGCGGCCCCCGCGGCGGCAAGCGCCAGCCCATGTTCGACAGCGCGGTCGCGGTCGATGAACTTGCCGCCATCGGAGAAGGAATCGTCGGTGACGTTCACAACTCCCATGACCTGCAAATGGGTGGGCTTCACTTCCGCAGGATAAGTTCCAGCGCCTCGGCCCGGGATGCCTTGTCGGTCTTGAACTGTCCGCGGACGGCCGAGGTGGTGGTGACCGCGCCGGGCTTCCGGACACCGCGCATGGCCATGCAGAGGTGCTCGGCCTCGATCACCACGATGGCGCCGCGCGGATCGAGCTTGCGCATCAGCGCGTCGGCGATCTGGGCGGTCAGCCGTTCCTGCACCTGCGGGCGCTTCGAGTACAGGTCCACCAGGCGGGCGATCTTCGACAGCCCGGTCACCCGGCCGTCGACCCCGGGGATGTACCCGACGTGGGCCACCCCGTGGAACGACACCAGGTGGTGCTCGCAGGTGGAGTACAGCGGGATCTCCTTGACCAGTACGAGCTCGTCGTGCTCCTCGTCAAAGGTGGTGTTGAGCACCGCGTCCGGGTCGGTGTACAGACCGGCCATCAGCTCCTTGTACGCACGTGCCACGCGAGCCGGGGTGTCGAGCAGACCCTGACGATCAGGGTCTTCACCGATGGCGATCAGCAGCTCACGCACTGCCGCCTCGGCCCGCGGCTGGTCGAACACCCGCGTGGTCGTATCGGTGTTGTTGTGATGCTCGCGCAGCGTCTGCGACATGAAGCCTCCGTTCGTCCGGTCAGCCGTGGGCCGGTGGGTTGGACCGGTCGGAACGGTCGGTCCGCTCAGGGGCACGGTCCTGGCCCGCCTCCTCGTTCGGATTCGGCTGGCCGGGATGAGGATACGGCTGGTACGGGTACGGCTGGGGCTGCTGCCATCCCGACGGGTGCGGCGGCGGGTACCAGTAACCCTGCTGTTGCTGGGGCGGCTGATATCCCGGCTGCGACGGGGCCGGCGGCCAGCCCGGGGCGTGCCAGCCGGCCGGTGCACCGTAGTCGGGCTGGGTCGAACCGTTCTGGTTCGTGCCGTTCGGCGGTGCGCCGTTGGTGCCGGCACCGTTGGTCTCCTTGGCCCGCTCGGCGGCCTCCCGGCTGGCGGCGGCGATGGCGGCCTTGAACGCGGGCTCGGGCACCGGCGGCGGCCACGGCTCGCCACGCTCGATCGCGATCTCGCCCGGCGTCTTGATCGGCGGCTTGTCCGACGGCACCCGGCCACCGAAGTCGTCGAACATGGTCAGCCGCGGACGCTTCTTCACGTCACCGAAGATGGCCTCCAGCTCGGCCCGGTGCAGCGTCTCCTTCTCCAGCAGCTCACCGGCCAAAGTGTCCAGCACATCACGGTATTCGGTGAGGATCTCCCACGCCTCGGTGTGCGCGGCCTCGATCAGCTTGCGCACCTCGTCGTCGATGTCGCGGGCCACCTCGTGGCCGAAGTCGGCCTGGGTGCCCATGGTGCGGCCCAGGAACGGGTCGCCGTGTTCGGTGCCGTAGCGCACCGCACCAAGCTTGGAGCTCATGCCGTACTCGGTGACCATGGCACGGGCGATCTTGGTGGCTTGCTCGATGTCGGACACCGCACCCGTGGTGGGCTCGCGGAAGACCAGCTCCTCGGCAGCGCGGCCGCCCATCGCGAACACCAGCCGGGCGATCATCTCCGAGCGGGTCATCAGACCCTTGTCGTCCTCGGGCACCGCGACGGCGTGACCGCCGGTGCGACCGCGGGCCAGGATGGTGACCTTGTAGATCGGCTCGATGTCCGGCATCGCCCACGCGGCCAGGGTGTGCCCGCCCTCGTGGTAGGCGGTGATCTTCTTTTCCTGCTCGCTGATGATGCGGCCCTTGCGGCGCGGACCACCCACCACCCGGTCCACGGCCTCTTCCAGTGCCGCACCGGTGATGACTGTGCCGTTCTCGCGCGCGGTGAGCAACGCGGCCTCGTTGATGACGTTGGCCAGATCGGCGCCGGACATGCCGACGGTGCGCTTGGCCAGCCCGTCCAGGTCGGCGTCGGGGGCGATCGGCTTGCCCGCGGAGTGCACCTTGAGCACCGCGCGACGGCCGGCCAGGTCGGGGTTGGACACCGGGATCTGGCGGTCGAACCGGCCCGGGCGCAGCAGCGCCGGGTCGAGGATGTCGGGCCGGTTGGTGGCCGCGATCAGGATGACGCCCTGGCGGTCGCCGAAGCCGTCCATCTCGACGAGCAGCTGGTTGAGCGTCTGCTCGCGCTCGTCGTGGCCGCCGCCCATGCCTGCGCCGCGCTGGCGGCCGACAGCGTCGATCTCGTCGACGAAGATGATGCACGGGCTGTTGGCCTTGGCCTGCTCGAACATGTCGCGCACGCGGGAGGCGCCGACACCGACGAACATCTCGACGAAGTCCGAACCGGAGATCGTGAAGAACGGCACCCCGGCCTCGCCGGCCACTGCGCGGGCCAGCAGGGTCTTACCGGTTCCGGGCGGGCCGTAGAGCAGCACGCCGCGGGGGATCTTGGCGCCCAGCGCCTGGTACCGGCTGGGGTTCTGCAGGAAGTCCTTGATCTCGTAGAGCTCTTCGACCGCCTCGTCGACACCGGCCACGTCGGCGAACGTGGTCTTGGGCATGTCCTTGCCCAGCTGCTTGGCCTTCGACTTGCCGAAGCCGAAGCCCATCCGGCCGCCGCCCTGCATGCGGGAGAACATCACGAACAGGCCGACGAGCAACAGCAGCGGCAGCATGTAGATCAACATCGAGCCGAGGAAGCTGCCCTGGTTCACCGTGGTGCCGAACTTGACGTGCTTGGCGTCGAGCTGGTCGACGAGCTTCACCGCGTAACCGGTCGGGTATTTGGTGATGACCTTGTCGGAGTTCTCGGTCTCTTCTTTACCGCTCTTCAGATCGAGACGCAGCTGCTGTTCGCGGTCGTCGATCTGGGCGTTGTTGACGTTGTCGGCGTTGATCTGCGCCACCGCCACCGAGGTGTCGACGGGTTTGTAGCCTCGGGTGTCGTCGCTGAAATAGAAAAACGACCAGCCCAGCAACAGCACGACCGCGATCACGGTCAGCGTACGGATCACATTTTTGCGGTTCATCGATCACTCGGCCGAGTTCGGCCCGGTCCTTCCAACGTGCGCAGTTGAGACATTCAAGGCTACCGCTAGACCAACGTCTGGCAGTTCCCGACGGTATCCGTCGTTACTACGCGCACCTGAAGTGCCCTTACTCACCGGCGATGCCCGCCACCTCCGCGATGACATCGCCGTACCAGCGGAAGAGTTTCAGGGGCTCCGGCTGATCGCCTTGCAGCAGCTCCGACCAGCAATCCGCGACCGCGGCCCGGGCAGCGGTACCGATCCACGGCTGCGGCAACAGTTGGGGCGGCAGCAGCGGATCCGGCTCCACCGCCCGGGTGAACTCCGCTGCCAGCTCGATCGCGATGCTGAGCCGGGTCGCCCGGGCGGCGCCCTGCAACTCCCGCGCCGCTCGTTGCGCCGTCGCCAGCAGGCGACGATGACCGTCGGCGATGCGATCGAGCGGCCACAGGACTTCGGCGAGCGCCCGGGCCTCGGCGACACCGCCGACCGTGAGGTCGGTCGTGGTGAGGGTGGTGACGCGATCGGCAACGCCGAAACGGTCGGCCGCGGCCTGCACGTACGGCTCCCATTCGTTGGGTGAGACATACAGGCCGCCCTGGACGGGAGCACCGCCAAGCCGGACGACGGCGTCGCGCATCGAGTCGCGGGCCGATCGCGCCGATTCACCGATGGCGAAGGCCACCACATGCCAGCGGCCGTCCCAATCGGCCTGCCCACGGTCCTGGGCGTACATGTAGCGGACGAATTCCAGGTCCGGCTCGATGGTGCTGCGCACCTCCGGCGTCGCCCGCAACACCGCCTTGCGCCCGCGGCCGTCCTGGACGAACTGTCCCTCGGCGACCAGACGTTTGATGCACAACCTCACCTGCTGGTCGCTCATGCCGAGAGTGTTCGCGACGTCGTAGAGCTCGCCCGCGTCGACCGTGGCGTCCGCACGGAGCATGCTCTCGACCAGTGTGCGGGTCGGCACAGCGTGGTCGGTTTCAGCTGATACGTCAGGGCTCATCGGTACTCATGGTCCACCACGATCAGCGGTGGTGAACCGGTACGCCCGAGTTCGCGATCGAGGTCGGCGAAGAACCGGTCGCTGTCGATCACCGCGTCGGGCGGGTGCACGCCGGCCCGGCGAGCGGTGCCGTCGACGATCTGGGACATGCCGAGCGCCAACGGAATTCCGGTGGCGCGGGCCATGTCCGTCAACAGCACATCGATGCCGGCCGCTGGATTGAGGTGGGCCAGCACGGCCGAGTCGCGGCCGGACCGATCACCGAACGCGACGGCGAAGAAGGGTGGCAGTGTGCCCGGGCCCTTCATGGTCAGGGCACGCGGCAACGATCGGATGATGCCGGGGAGATCGGGTTCGGCAATACGTCGGGCCGCGGCCTCGTTGGTGAGTCGGCCACCGTCGATGCCCCGGCGCAGCACGTCGAGATAGGCGAGCGCCGACGGGCTGATGACCATGAGGTTGGCCGATTCTCCGGTGGGTTTGAGGGTGCGTTGCAGCGTGACGGGTTCGGGATGCCCGACCGTGTAGGCAGTGCCGCGGCGTCCCCCGGGAACTTTGAGGCTCACGGGCCGCAGTGGCCGCTGTTGGGTCAATGCGCCCGACCGAACCCCGGTGATGGTGCCGCTGCACTGCTGCATCCAGTGCACGGCTGCTGCCGTCGGCGACCCGTCCGGGCCGATGAGCTGTTCGCGGCCGGCTTCCTCACCGCCGGCCGTCACGTCGACCGGCCATGCGGTGTAGACATCGCGCACCGAGTCCAGCAGAGAGGCCGCCGCCGCTGCGAGCAGATTGCTCACGCCCGGGCTCGCGCCCATGCCGATGACGGCCGTCACTCCCGCGGCACGGGCCGGTGCGTCCAGTTCCAGCATCTGCACGGTGGGTTCCCAGTCATCGCAGATGTCGACATAGTGCGTGCCTGTCTCGATCGCGGCCCGCAACACCGTCAGCCCGAATCGGTAATACGGGCCGACGGTGTTGAGCACCAGGTCGGCTTCGCCGAGCGCATCGAGCAGTCCGGTGGCGTCGGTGACATCGACCCGGCGAGCGCTGACGTGAACGGATGCATCGGCCAACTCGCGGGCGAGGCCCTCGGCCGCCGCGAGATCACGGTCGGCGACGACGATGTGCTCGACGCCGACGCCGTGCGCAGCGGTCCGTACCGCGACGGCGCCCATCGCTCCGGCGCCGCCCAGGGCTAGAACTCTCATGGCGTGGTCCTTTCGGGTTGGGTTTCGACGAATCGCCGGAGGGCGTCGAGGTAGCCGAGTGCGTAGAGCGATCGCGGCGCGAACACCGCCACCAGGAACGACCGAACGCCTTGGTGGTGGTCCAGCGGGGCCTTGGCGATGCTGTGCGAGGCATCCGGAAACGTCTGGACGGTCAGCAGGTTCGGCGGCACCTGCGCGCGGTAGACCCGCTCGGTTTCGGCCACGTCGACATTCCGGTCCTCGGCTCCCAGCATCAGCAGGACCGGGATCTTGATCTTGGCCAGCTGCGGCGTCACGTCGGACGTGTAGTTGGTCCGCACGAATCCCCACCGGTCGGCGGACATCGGCGGGTCGTCGATCCCGCTCGCGACATACCGGCCGTAGTCGGCGTCGGCGCGCAGCAGTCGCACCGATTCGGCCCGCCGATGCAGCGCTGCGGCGATCTCGGCGTCTCCGGCTCCCTGCGCCCGCAGTTCGGCCAGCAGGTTGTATTCGCCTTGGCGCAGCCAGTTGATCGCCGGGCCGACCAGGATCATGAATTGCAACTCGGGGTGGTTCACGGCCACCTCGGGCAGCACCCAGCCGGCCTGGCTGATGCCCCACAGCCCGATGCGACGCGGATCGATGTCGCCGCGGCCGCGGGCCCAGGTCAGCACAGACTCCGTCTCGACGGCACGGTCATGCATGCTCTGATGCAGCCAATTACCCTGCGCCCCTTGTACACCGGGCTTGTTCCAGGAAACCGAGGCATAACCGGCCCGGGCGAACGACTCCCACAGCGGCCGGTAGAACGAGTCGCGGGATGCGTCAGCCGGCCCGTCGCCGTGCACGAAAACCACAAGACCGTACGGCTTTTCGCCACGGGTCGGCAGGGCCAGGATCGCATCGAGCGACTGCGCCGAGCCGGGTATCTCCACCCGAACTTCAGTGATGTCGAAGTCGTTCTGATACAGCACCACACCGCCGAGAGCTGCCGCGACGAGGCAGCAGACGGCGATCACCCGGAGGCAGACGCGGAACATGAAACTATCGTACGGTAAACGTCCGTTTCTATTTCGATAGTTTTTGATAGGCAGGCTTACCATGCCACCGGTCCTGTGCTTGGCTGTGACCGTGCCCATACCGACCGAACGGTTCGTCCGAACCAATGGCGTGACGTTGAAGGTGCTGGAGGCGGGAGAACCCGGAAATCCGGTGGTGGTGCTGACCCACGGATTTCCCGAGCTGGCCTATTCGTGGCGTCACCAGATCCCCGTGCTGGCGGCGGCCGGCTACCACGTTATCGCCCCTGACCAGCGCGGATATGGCGGCTCGTCGCGGCCCGACGGGATCGATGCCTACAACATCGTCGAGCTGACCGCCGACATCGCCGGGTTGCTCGATGACGTCGGCGCCGAACGCGCGATCCTCATCGGCCACGACTGGGGCTCCCCCGTCGCCACCAACTTTCCGTTGTTCTTCCCCGATCGCGTGAGCGCGGTGGCGGCGCTGAGTGTGCCCCCGGTTCCACGGGCGTCCGGGCCGCCGACGCAGATCTGGCGCCGCATCGTCGGCGACAACTTCTTCTACATCCTCTACTTCCAGGAACCGGGTGTGGCCGACGCCGCGCTGGGCGCCGATGTCCGCGAGTCGATGCGACGCATGGTCACGATGGAAGGAGTCAGCGCTCCGCCGGAGCAGCTGACCGGGCAACCGGTGCCGCCGCTGCCGGACTGGATCAGCGCCGACGAATTCGAGCATTACGTGGCGGCGTTCAGTGAGACCGGCTTCACCGGGCCGCTGAACTGGTACCGCAACTTCGACCGCAACTGGGAACTCACCGAGAACACCCCCGCGCCGACCATCACGGTGCCGGTGCTGTTCCTGGCCGGCACCGCCGACCCGGTGCTCGGGTTCACCCCGCGCGACCGGGTGCACCACGTGGCCACCGGCGATTACCGCGAGGTGCTGATCGACGGCGCCGGGCACTGGCTGCAGCAGGAACGGCCCGACGAGGTCAACACAGCGCTGCTGGAGTTCCTGGAGACGCTCTGATGTCCCGGTAGGGTTCGGACATGCCGATCGCCGGAAATGCGAAGTTGCGGGTCCTCGGTGTTGCCGCGGCGGGATTGGTCGCCGTCAGCGCAAGCGCGTGCGACACGACGTCAGGCCCCGCCGGAGGCGCGCCGGACGGCGCTCGGCAGGTGACCGTCGTCGGATCCGGGCACGTCCAGGGCGTGCCCGACACCCTGACCGCCGATGTGGCGATGGAGTTCACCGCCCCCGACGTCTCGGGCGCGCTCAACCAGTCCAGCCAGCGCCAGCAGGCCGTGATCGATGCGCTCGTCGGATCGGGTGTAGACCGCAAGGACATCAGCACCACGCAGGTCAGCGTGCAACCGCAGTTCACCGACAACACGATCACGGGCTACCGGGCCAGCAATGCGATCAAGGTCAAGATCCGCGACACCGCCAAGGCGTCGCAGACCCTGGCGCTGATCGCGAGCACCGGAGGCGACGCCACCCGCATCAACTCGGTCGACTACTCGATCGAGGACGATTCGGATCTGGTGCGCGACGCCCGCGCCCGGGCTTTCGATGACGCCAAGAACCGCGCCGACCAGTACGCCGGGTTGTCGGGACTTCGCCTGGGCAAGGTGATCTCGATATCCGAGCAGTCCGGTGGCTCGACGCCGCCCACGCCCACCCCGATGCCGCGCGCGGCGATGCAGGCCGTCCCGCTGGAACCCGGTCAGCAGACCGTGGACTTCTCGGTGACGGTGGTCTGGGAGCTGACCTGACCCTTCCGCCGAAACGGTATTCCAGCAGAGAAAGTGCGAGTAAACGCCTGCCGGAATGCCGTTTCGGCGGAAGTGGGGCTCAGCCCGCGGGCGCGATGTCGACGGGGATTCCGTTGAGCACCGCGGTGCCCGACAACGGATCCAGATGCGTTCCGTCGTTGAGCTGGTTGACATTCGCCCCGGGGTGGCTGGCGGCGAGTTGCTGACCGGTACCGCCGCGGTCGTGACCCCAGCCGTGGGGTAGCGAGACCACGCCACGCCGCATGCCGTCATCGACTTCGATCGGGGCGAGCAGTTCACCGCCCGGGCCCTTGATCACCGCGATGTCGGTGAGCCCCAGATCGGCTGCATCGTCGGGATGGATCTGCAGCGTGCACCGGTTGGAGCCGCCCGACAGCGCCGGGACGTTGTGCATCCAGCTGTTGTTGGACCGCAGGTGGCGCCGGCCGATCAGCAAGAACCCGCCGGCCGTGCGGCCCAGCGCGTCGCGCAGCCGCGCCACGTCGGCGACGATCGGCTCGGGCGCGAGTTCGATTCGTCCACTTGGGGTTCGGAGAATCTCGGGGATCCGCGACCGCAGCGGCCCGAGGTCGATCCCGTGCGGGTTGGCCTTCAGCCGCTCCATGGTCAGCCCGTCGGGCTCGGCGCCGAACGCGTCGCCGTAGGGTCCGAGCCGCAGCATCATGTCGAGGCGTCGTTCATATCCGGGACCCGGGTACAGCATCGCGGTGAGCTCGTCGACGTCACGCCCCGCCACCGGCGAATTCGGATCGGCGGTCTCCTTCGCCAGCGTCGTCGCGATCACCTGCGCGTCCACCAGCGCCGGGTCCCCGGCGGCACCGATGCCGTAGAGAATCAGGGCCAGCCGGGACAGGATCTCGGGCTCGTCGGGCCGACCGTCCAGCGGCAGCGCCGGCGACGAGTACCGCACGTTGTTGCGGACCGCGAGATTGTTCAGCGCGACATCGAAGTGCGCACTGCGGGACGGCGGGGGCGGCGGAAGGATGACGTCGGCGTGACGGGTGGTCTCGTTCAGGTAGGGGTCGACGCTCAGCATGAAATCGACGCGCTCCAGCGCCTTGTCGAGGCGGTCACCGTCCGGTGCGGACAGCACCGGGTTCCCCGCGATGGTGATCATCGCCTTGATCTGGCCCTCGCCCGCGGTGTCGATCTCCTCGGCGAGCGCGGCCGCAGGCAGTTCGGAGAGCGCCTCGGGGTAGCCCGAGACGCGGCTGGCCCACCGTCCGGTCTTGAAGCCGCGTCCCGGTTTCGGCGGGCGCGGCGCGGGGGCCGTCGCACCGAGCGCGAACATGGCTCCGCCGGGACGGTCGAAATTGCCGGTGAGGATGTTGATCACGTCGACGAGCCAGCTGCCGATGGTGCCGAACTCGACCGTGGAGGTACCGATCCGGCCGTAGACGGCCGCCGTCGGGGCTGCCGCGAGTTCGCGGGCCAGTTCCCGGATCTCGGCGGCGCCGACGCCGCAGGCCTGCTCGACGGCCTCGGGTGAGAATTCGTCGGCCAGTCCGCGGAGCTCCTCGAGGCCGGCGACGTGCTCGCCGAGCTCGCCCAGATAGACGAGGTCCTCGTCGAACAGCACGTGCACGATCGCGAACAGCAGTGCCGCGTCGGTGCCGGGCCGCGGCGCGAGGTGCCGGTCGGCGAGTTTGGCGGTCTGGGTACGGGCGGGGTCGATGACGACGAGCTTGCCGCCGCGCTTGCGCAACGCGCGCAGCTTGCCCGGGAAATCGGCGGCGGTGGCCAGGCTGCCGTTGGACACCATCGGGTTCGCGCCGATGATCACCAGATAGTCGGTGCGATCCAGGTCGGGCACGGTGAACGCGACCGGGCTGCCGAACATCAGCCCCAGCGCGACGTGCTTGGGCATCTGATCCAGCGTGCTGGCGCTGAACACCTGCCGGGTGCCCAGACCGCGGATGATCAGCGGCGCGTACAGGCTGCCTGCGATGGTGTGCGCATTCGGGTTGCCGAGGTAGACCCCGACCGAGGTGCCACCATGCTCGCCGATCACGGCGCCGAGGCGCTCGGTGACGACGGCGTACGCCTCGTCCCAGGTGGCCTCGGTCAGCACGCCGTCCCGCCGGATCAGCGGCCGGGTCAGCCGGTCGGGATCGTTGTCGAGTTCGCCGAAGCTGGCGCCCTTCGGACAGATGAATCCCGCGCTGAACACGTCGTCGCGATCACCGCGGGCGGCGGTCACCTGGCCGTCCGAGATGGTCAGGGTCAGGCCGCAGGTGGCCTCGCAGAACGGGCAGATCCGAAGGGCCGTGCGGGTATCAGCCATGCCCCGAATTGTGCGCCGCTTAGGGCGATTCGTACACCTTCGGTTCGAGGGTGCCGATGTAGGGCAGGTCGCGGTAGCGCTCGGCGAAGTCCAGGCCGTACCCGACGACGAACTCGTTGGGGATGTCGAAACCCACGTAGGCGACGTCGAGTTCGGTCTTGACGGCCTCGGGCTTGCGCAGCAGCGTGCAGACCCGCAGCGAGCGGGGGTGACGGGTGGCCAGGTTGCGCAGCAACCACGACAGGGTGAGCCCCGAGTCGATGATGTCCTCGACGATCAGCACGTCGCGGTCATTGATGTCGCGGTCGAGATCTTTGAGGATGCGCACCACACCCGAGGACGACGTGGACGAGCCGTACGAGCTGACCGCCATGAACTCCAGCTGCGTGGGCAGCGGGATGGTCCTGGCCAGATCGGTGACGAACATGACCGCGCCCTTGAGCACGGTGACCAACAGCAGGTCGTCGTTACCCAGATTGTCTCGGTACTGCTCGGCGATCATCTCGGCGAGTTCGACGGTGCGGGTCCGGATCTGCTCCTCGGACAACAGCACCGATTTGATGTCTCCCGCATACAGCTCGGCAGAGTCGACAGCCACCCGAACAGCGTGCCATGCGAGTGGTCCGCTTTCCAACGCGGATCGCTAGACGGGTTCGGTGTGCATCACGAGCACGCCGCCGCGCCGCGCCGCGAACAACCGCTGTTTGCGCAGCCCGGACCCGACGGCCACACCGCCCTGTCCGCGCCAAGCTGTCACCAGCCGGTCCACCGCCCGGATCTGGATGTCGGTCAGATCACACGCGCCGCCATCCAGCAACCAGGCCCGGATCACCCGGCGCCGCAGCGCGTCGGGCAGCGGACCCAAGCGGGCAGGGTCAAGACCGCCGGCCTCCATGCGCGCCTCGGTAAGGGCCTCGGCCGCGAGAGCGTCGAGCGTCTCGGTGTCCTCGCGCAGGGCGATCGCGGTACGGGCCAGCGCCTCGGCCACCCCGCCGCCGAGCACGTCCTCCAGCAGCGGCAGCACCTCGTGGCGCAGCCGGACCCTGGTGAACCGGCGGTCGGCGTTGTGGGGGTCCTGCCACGGAGTGAGGCCGAGCTCGGCGCACACGGCGTGCGTCAGTGTGCGACGAACGCCGAGCAGCGGCCGGTGCCACGGTGGATCATGAGGGCGCATACCGGCGATCGAGCGGGCACCCGATCCGCGGCCCAGACCCAGCAGCACCGTCTCGGCCTGATCGTCGAGCGTGTGCCCGAGCAGCACCGGGGCGCCGTCACGCGCCGCGTCGAGTGCGGCGTAGCGGGCCTGGCGCGCCGCGGCCTCCGGCCCGCCGATCCGACCGACGTCCACGGAAAGAACATGCGCCGCAACACACCCCAGCGACAAAGCCTGCCTGCGAGCAGTGTCGGCGACGGTGTCCGAACCGGCTTGCAGCCGGTGGTCGACGATCAGCGCGGTCGTAGGCCGCAGGCCGGCTGCGACGGCGGCCAGCGCCAGCGAGTCCGGGCCGCCCGACAGTGCCACACACCAGGCCGGACCGTCGACGCCGTGGACCGAGGCCTCGACCACTTGCCGCAGCGCGGCTACAGCACCCGTTCGATCCATCGTTGCGGTTCGTCGATCTCGTGGGGTTGCGGCAGGGTGTCGGGGCCGGACCAGATGGTGTTGAAGCGGGCCATCCCGACTTCTCCCACCACATGGTCGACGAACGCCTTGCCCCGGGTGTACTGACTGAGCTTGGCGTCGAATCCCAGCAGCGCGCGGACCACCCGCTGCAGCGGCGGTTGCTTACGCTGCCTGCGGTCGTCGAAGCGGCGCCGGATGGTCGAGACCGTCGGCACCACCGCCGGGCCGACGGCATCCATCACGTGATCGGCGTGCCCTTCCAGCAGGGTTCCCAGCACCAACAGCTGATCGAGCGCCCGACGCTGCGGCTCGGCCTGCACCGCGCGCATCAGCCCGAGCACTCCACTCGAGTTCGGATCCGGCTCCGACCCGTTGCGCTGACTGCGGACGAACTGCGCGAGCCGCCCCACCACCTCGGTGACGTCCTCGCCGGCGTCTTGGGTGAGCACGGCCAGCGACTGCGACATGTGGTCGGCCAACCAGGGATTGGCGCGGAACTGCACCCGGTGGGTGACCTCGTGCAGGCACACCCACAGCCGGAAATCAGCTGGGGTGACCCGCAATTGGCGCTCTACCGCGATGACGTTGGGATACACCAGCAACAGTTCGCCGCCGTTCGGGGCGAACGGATCGTACTGACCGAGGATGCCCGAGGAGATGAACGCCAGTACCGCACCGGTCTGCGCGCCGGTAACCCGTCCGGTGATGAATCCCGGCTTGGGCGTGTCACTTTCGTCACCGGGCTGAATGCCGGTGGTCATCACCCGCATCGACCGCGTAGCCGCCCGGATCCACGCGGGACGGTCGACCACGCGGGCCTCGGGCACCTCGGCACCCTCGATCAGGCCCGTCACCTCGCGCACCGGCAGCTCGGCAGCCTTCGAACTCTCCGACAGCTGCTCGATCACCTGGCTACGGGTGTAGTCACTGGCTGCCGGGGCCGGCCGGGCCAGCTTCGCCCCGACCGTCGCGGCGAAATCCCAGTCGACCGCGCGGCCCGCGGTCATCTCGACCCGGTCGGTCACGTGCCACATCCGCACGACCGCAGTACCGCGGCCAGCTCGTCGATCGCGGTGCGCCCGGTGGGCCCGGCGTTGTTGGAGATCAGCGCGAACGTGAGCACCCGCCCGCTGTCGTCGGTGACGATGCCTGCCAGCGCATTGGTCCCGGTCAATGACCCGGTCTTGGCCCGCAGCCAGCCCGCGG
Above is a window of Mycolicibacterium boenickei DNA encoding:
- a CDS encoding alpha/beta hydrolase family protein gives rise to the protein MFRVCLRVIAVCCLVAAALGGVVLYQNDFDITEVRVEIPGSAQSLDAILALPTRGEKPYGLVVFVHGDGPADASRDSFYRPLWESFARAGYASVSWNKPGVQGAQGNWLHQSMHDRAVETESVLTWARGRGDIDPRRIGLWGISQAGWVLPEVAVNHPELQFMILVGPAINWLRQGEYNLLAELRAQGAGDAEIAAALHRRAESVRLLRADADYGRYVASGIDDPPMSADRWGFVRTNYTSDVTPQLAKIKIPVLLMLGAEDRNVDVAETERVYRAQVPPNLLTVQTFPDASHSIAKAPLDHHQGVRSFLVAVFAPRSLYALGYLDALRRFVETQPERTTP
- a CDS encoding alpha/beta fold hydrolase — translated: MPIPTERFVRTNGVTLKVLEAGEPGNPVVVLTHGFPELAYSWRHQIPVLAAAGYHVIAPDQRGYGGSSRPDGIDAYNIVELTADIAGLLDDVGAERAILIGHDWGSPVATNFPLFFPDRVSAVAALSVPPVPRASGPPTQIWRRIVGDNFFYILYFQEPGVADAALGADVRESMRRMVTMEGVSAPPEQLTGQPVPPLPDWISADEFEHYVAAFSETGFTGPLNWYRNFDRNWELTENTPAPTITVPVLFLAGTADPVLGFTPRDRVHHVATGDYREVLIDGAGHWLQQERPDEVNTALLEFLETL
- a CDS encoding SIMPL domain-containing protein produces the protein MPIAGNAKLRVLGVAAAGLVAVSASACDTTSGPAGGAPDGARQVTVVGSGHVQGVPDTLTADVAMEFTAPDVSGALNQSSQRQQAVIDALVGSGVDRKDISTTQVSVQPQFTDNTITGYRASNAIKVKIRDTAKASQTLALIASTGGDATRINSVDYSIEDDSDLVRDARARAFDDAKNRADQYAGLSGLRLGKVISISEQSGGSTPPTPTPMPRAAMQAVPLEPGQQTVDFSVTVVWELT
- a CDS encoding molybdopterin oxidoreductase family protein, yielding MADTRTALRICPFCEATCGLTLTISDGQVTAARGDRDDVFSAGFICPKGASFGELDNDPDRLTRPLIRRDGVLTEATWDEAYAVVTERLGAVIGEHGGTSVGVYLGNPNAHTIAGSLYAPLIIRGLGTRQVFSASTLDQMPKHVALGLMFGSPVAFTVPDLDRTDYLVIIGANPMVSNGSLATAADFPGKLRALRKRGGKLVVIDPARTQTAKLADRHLAPRPGTDAALLFAIVHVLFDEDLVYLGELGEHVAGLEELRGLADEFSPEAVEQACGVGAAEIRELARELAAAPTAAVYGRIGTSTVEFGTIGSWLVDVINILTGNFDRPGGAMFALGATAPAPRPPKPGRGFKTGRWASRVSGYPEALSELPAAALAEEIDTAGEGQIKAMITIAGNPVLSAPDGDRLDKALERVDFMLSVDPYLNETTRHADVILPPPPPSRSAHFDVALNNLAVRNNVRYSSPALPLDGRPDEPEILSRLALILYGIGAAGDPALVDAQVIATTLAKETADPNSPVAGRDVDELTAMLYPGPGYERRLDMMLRLGPYGDAFGAEPDGLTMERLKANPHGIDLGPLRSRIPEILRTPSGRIELAPEPIVADVARLRDALGRTAGGFLLIGRRHLRSNNSWMHNVPALSGGSNRCTLQIHPDDAADLGLTDIAVIKGPGGELLAPIEVDDGMRRGVVSLPHGWGHDRGGTGQQLAASHPGANVNQLNDGTHLDPLSGTAVLNGIPVDIAPAG
- the hpt gene encoding hypoxanthine phosphoribosyltransferase → MAVDSAELYAGDIKSVLLSEEQIRTRTVELAEMIAEQYRDNLGNDDLLLVTVLKGAVMFVTDLARTIPLPTQLEFMAVSSYGSSTSSSGVVRILKDLDRDINDRDVLIVEDIIDSGLTLSWLLRNLATRHPRSLRVCTLLRKPEAVKTELDVAYVGFDIPNEFVVGYGLDFAERYRDLPYIGTLEPKVYESP
- the tilS gene encoding tRNA lysidine(34) synthetase TilS, giving the protein MDRTGAVAALRQVVEASVHGVDGPAWCVALSGGPDSLALAAVAAGLRPTTALIVDHRLQAGSDTVADTARRQALSLGCVAAHVLSVDVGRIGGPEAAARQARYAALDAARDGAPVLLGHTLDDQAETVLLGLGRGSGARSIAGMRPHDPPWHRPLLGVRRTLTHAVCAELGLTPWQDPHNADRRFTRVRLRHEVLPLLEDVLGGGVAEALARTAIALREDTETLDALAAEALTEARMEAGGLDPARLGPLPDALRRRVIRAWLLDGGACDLTDIQIRAVDRLVTAWRGQGGVAVGSGLRKQRLFAARRGGVLVMHTEPV